The region TCGGCGCCGTTGTCCGACCGAACAAACGCGGGCTTGCCGTACAGTCGCATGAGTCTCGATAGCGTCAAGCTCACGTCCTGCGACCGCAGACTGGCGCCAACCTCGATCGCCAGACACTCGCGGGTGTATTCATCGATCACGCATAGCATCTTCAAGGCCCGGCCATCTACCAGTTGATCGTGCACGCAGTCATAGCTCCAAACCGAATTTGGCTGTGTGGCGCCTGGCAGGCGTAAGTCGTTGCCGCAACGACGTCGGCGAGGACGTCACCGCGGAATGTTGAACTGCAGGGCTCGCCACATTCGCCGCACGCGCGATTCGCTCAACGCCAGCCAGGCCGACATCCGGCGATAGCCGACGCGCGGCACCTCTTGCGCGGCCGCTATCAGCCTCTCGCCTCGACTCCGATCCTTCTCGGGTTGCTTGAGCGTATAGGTCGCCACTGCGAGGCTCAGTCCCCGGTAGCGACATGCCTTGCGTTGCGACAGCCCCCGCCGAGTCAGGACTTCCAGCGCTTCGGGCCTGCCCGTCGGGGTGGTCATTTTTTCGGCTGAACTCCTTCAGGCCGTCGATTACCAGCATCTGCTCGGCGATCAGACGCTTGAGCCGATCGTTTTCCGATTCCAGTTCCTTGAGTCGACGCGCGTCAGCCACGTCCATCCCGCCGAACTTGTTGCGCCAACGATAGAACGTCTGTCCCGAAATGTTGTGGCGCTTGCCTAGATCCTTCCCCGGCTCACCCCGGCTCTCGGCCTCGCGGAAGATGCGGATGATCTGCTCGTCGGTAAATCGCTTCGTCATTGAGTTTTCCTTGTCCCTAGGATAAAAGAGAACTCACTTGCCGGATGGCTACAAGAAACGTCTCAGGTCAGTCCGCCGAAGCCCCCGCGCGCGGCGCGGAGGGAGGTGCAGCCCCCGGCGTACAAATGGTGTTTGACCAGGGAGGCTATGTGCATCAGGAAAGCTATAACCATCCGTGGACGCGCTGGGCGCTCCTCTACAGTGTCGTGCAAATCGCGCAGGATGCCCCGGAGCCGAAATGCTGACTCGAATTGGTCGATTTCTATTTTTAGTGACAGGCATATGCGCCTGTTCGATAACGTTTTCCGGTGAACCGATCATGACGAATCCCTTGTTGTCCAATCCACGGCCGTGGTGCATCGGCCGCTTCGTTTTTGAACGCCCAGTGGCAAGCGAAATTACCAATCAACGATATGAGTTTCAGGGAGAAAAACTGGAGACGCGGTACAACGTATCGTCTGCAACGTATCATGGAACAGTTGCCGCTCGGGAAAAAGAGTTGCGTACAAAAAAACGCATTAATCCTGGGCGCAGAAACGAAGAAACAAATCATGTATGGCTAGAGAAGGCATTTTCTCCTACAAAGGATTCCCGGGTTTTCGTATTCCAGGATGCGGTTTCCGCTAACGGGCTGCCTTTCGATACTGAGGGATATATTTACGAAAACAATACCTTGTTTCATACAACCAGTAGCGTCGGATCGGCAGCAATGGGTGATGTCGAGAATATTTATAATGGAATCTATCGTCGAATAAAGGCGCGCGATAACTGGTCGGTCCCAACCGAATCGGGGTTCTGTTTCGACGGTGGGATTGCCACAGTCTCGTCGACTTCTACCGAGGAGGTCAGCCAGTCACTTGCGCTGATGCCGGGTCGACCGGCGCTACTCGTCATCCAGATGCGGGATTCGGTGAACGCGGACCAGAAATCACCATTAAGCAAAACCCTTCCCGAACTGCGCGCGAAGATGGATCAGGTTTCGAGCGGCAGCTACCGTATCCTGCGACAGGGCAAGCGCACCGTGGCTGGGATGGACGCTGAGGAAGTGCTGTTCGCACTGAAGGAAGGCGAGATCACGTCCTATCGTTTCTACCTGCTCGCGCCGGGCGATCCGAGCACGTTGGCGAAACCACATACCGCTATTCAGTTGCTGCTAGGGGCAAGCAGCCGCGATTTGAAGCCTGAGGAGGCAACGTCACCGGTCGATGAGGCTAG is a window of Burkholderia latens DNA encoding:
- a CDS encoding T6SS immunity protein Tli4 family protein, with the translated sequence MLTRIGRFLFLVTGICACSITFSGEPIMTNPLLSNPRPWCIGRFVFERPVASEITNQRYEFQGEKLETRYNVSSATYHGTVAAREKELRTKKRINPGRRNEETNHVWLEKAFSPTKDSRVFVFQDAVSANGLPFDTEGYIYENNTLFHTTSSVGSAAMGDVENIYNGIYRRIKARDNWSVPTESGFCFDGGIATVSSTSTEEVSQSLALMPGRPALLVIQMRDSVNADQKSPLSKTLPELRAKMDQVSSGSYRILRQGKRTVAGMDAEEVLFALKEGEITSYRFYLLAPGDPSTLAKPHTAIQLLLGASSRDLKPEEATSPVDEASALQTWDTLLNSLRLRPGAV